Below is a genomic region from Anaerolineae bacterium.
GCAGGGCGACCCAGGCGCGGAAACCGTTTATAGCGACAACCCCGCCAAAATGGCCGACACCTGGGAAGCCATTGGCACGGACTGGCTGCACGTGGTTAATCTGGACGGCGCGTTTGGCGACAAAGAAAAAGCCGCCCAAAACATTAACGCCCTGCAAGCCATTCTGGATCGGGTGTCTGCGCCGGTGCAATTTGGCGGGGGATTGCGCTCGCCGGAAGACATCGAACAGGCCCTGGAGATGGGGGTGACCCGCGTGGTCATCGGCTCATTGGCGGTGGATCGCCCGCGCCAGATGCTCGATATCCTGGCCCAGTTTGGCCCGGAACGTATTGCCCTGGGCCTGGATGTAAAAGCGGGCAAAGTAGCCGCGCACGGCTGGCGCGAGTTGAGCGAAACCGACCCCATCAAACTGGCCCAACTCATTCACACCGCCGGCCTGCGCCACGTTATCCACACCGACATTTCCCGCGACGGCATGCTGACCGGCGCAAACGTGGAAGCTTCTGTCGCCCTGGCCCGGGCCGGCAATCTCGATTCATCAGGCCGCCGCTTTGAGGTGATCGTGTCCGGCGGCGTGGCCGGCATCGAGGATGTCAAAAAGGTTAAAGCGGCGGAAAACGAGGGCATTGAGGGCTTGGTTATCGGCAAAGCCCTCTACACCGGCGCGGTTGACCTGGCTGAAGCCATGCGGATAGCGCATAGAAAATAGAGGGAAAAACGTATTGCTTGATAAAAAGTAAACAGTAAACCTTCAAAAATTGGGCAATGACTGACTATAAAGCTTCTCTTCTCAAACTTTATAACAACTTGCAAATTCTGCAAGAGCGTGAAGCCAAATACGGCGGCAACACGCCATTGGATTTGGTCAACCAGATTAACGACCACCACCAGGCCATTAACCTGACCGAGCAAGCTGACCGGGGCGAGTTGAGTGAAGCCGAATGGCAAACCGCAACCAAACCGCTCCTGGCTTTTAGCGGCGGGCAGGTGGTTAATATTGAGGCCCAAACCTACGTGGCCGGCGACCAACATATCCACCAAAGAGCCAACCTGGTTTTGGCAATTATCCTAGGGTTGATAGCCACCATGGCGACTGTTTTGGCCGTGCCGGGTGTCAGTGGTTGGGTTTATGGGTTATTCACCCCCCTGCCGTTTGCGCCCGCCGCCGAGGGTGTAACGCTGATTGTGATTGCCAATTTTCACTATCCCGAAGGCGTGGCCCACACCGAAGCTCACGCCGAAATTCACCGGGCTATTGAACAGGCTAAAACTGAACTGGGAATTACCGACACTCTACGGGTCGAGGTCGAGCCAACAACACTATTTGGCGATGACCAAGACGCAGCCAGGAAACTGGGCGACCGATACAACGCGGCTATAGTAATTTGGGGCGAGGATACAGGGGTGCGGGTAACGATCAACTTTCTCAACCTGAAGCAACCTGCTTTTGAAAATGCTCTAGTCAAGATTAGCGAAACTGAGCGAACACAACTGGCTGACCCTAGCGCGTATGCCAAATTTATAACCACCGATTTACCGGCTCAACTTACTTTTCTTGCTCTGTTTGCAGTAGGACGATCCTATTTTATTCAAGAAGAATACATGGAGGCAATTAAGGTCTATACTAAAGTCATCGAACTCAAACCGGATGACGCAGACATCTACAACAATCGAGGGGTTGCTTATTATGCATCTGGCGACCTGGAAAAAGCCAGTATGGATTTTAACAAAGCCATTCAACTGAAACCCAACCTTGCAGAAGCCTACATTGGTCAGGGGCTTGTTTATGCTGCCTCTGATAATCTAGAGCAAGCCATCAAGGAGTATACCAAAGCTATTGAACTCAAGCCGGACTACGCAGGAGCCTACAACAACAGGGGGCTTGCTTACTCCGCCTCTGGCGACCTGGAAAATGCCATCGCCGACTTCACCCAAGCTATTGAACTTAAGCCGGACTACGCAGAAGCTTACGTCAGTCGGGGATTTGCTTACGCAACCTCCAACGACCTGAAGCAAGCCATCGCCGACTTCACCCAAGCCATTGAACTCAAACCAGACGACGCAATTGCCTACACCAATCGGGGGGCGGCTTACAAAGACTCTAGCGACCCGGAAAAAGCCATCACCGACTTCAACAAAGCCATTCAACTCAAGCCGGACTTCGCAGAAGCCTACAACAACCGGGGGGCGGCCTATGGTACCTCCGGCGACCAAAAGCAAGCCATCACCAACTACAACAAAGCCATTCAACTCAAGCCAGACTTCGCAGGAGCCTACAACAACAGGGGGCTTGCTTACTCCGCCTCTGGCAACCTAAAAAAAGCCATCGCCGACTACACCCAGGCCATTCAACTCAAGCCGGATTACGCAGAAGCCTA
It encodes:
- the hisA gene encoding 1-(5-phosphoribosyl)-5-[(5-phosphoribosylamino)methylideneamino]imidazole-4-carboxamide isomerase; amino-acid sequence: MKIFAAIDLKNGKCVRLVQGDPGAETVYSDNPAKMADTWEAIGTDWLHVVNLDGAFGDKEKAAQNINALQAILDRVSAPVQFGGGLRSPEDIEQALEMGVTRVVIGSLAVDRPRQMLDILAQFGPERIALGLDVKAGKVAAHGWRELSETDPIKLAQLIHTAGLRHVIHTDISRDGMLTGANVEASVALARAGNLDSSGRRFEVIVSGGVAGIEDVKKVKAAENEGIEGLVIGKALYTGAVDLAEAMRIAHRK
- a CDS encoding tetratricopeptide repeat protein, which produces MTDYKASLLKLYNNLQILQEREAKYGGNTPLDLVNQINDHHQAINLTEQADRGELSEAEWQTATKPLLAFSGGQVVNIEAQTYVAGDQHIHQRANLVLAIILGLIATMATVLAVPGVSGWVYGLFTPLPFAPAAEGVTLIVIANFHYPEGVAHTEAHAEIHRAIEQAKTELGITDTLRVEVEPTTLFGDDQDAARKLGDRYNAAIVIWGEDTGVRVTINFLNLKQPAFENALVKISETERTQLADPSAYAKFITTDLPAQLTFLALFAVGRSYFIQEEYMEAIKVYTKVIELKPDDADIYNNRGVAYYASGDLEKASMDFNKAIQLKPNLAEAYIGQGLVYAASDNLEQAIKEYTKAIELKPDYAGAYNNRGLAYSASGDLENAIADFTQAIELKPDYAEAYVSRGFAYATSNDLKQAIADFTQAIELKPDDAIAYTNRGAAYKDSSDPEKAITDFNKAIQLKPDFAEAYNNRGAAYGTSGDQKQAITNYNKAIQLKPDFAGAYNNRGLAYSASGNLKKAIADYTQAIQLKPDYAEA